A stretch of Elgaria multicarinata webbii isolate HBS135686 ecotype San Diego chromosome 5, rElgMul1.1.pri, whole genome shotgun sequence DNA encodes these proteins:
- the LOC134399457 gene encoding regucalcin-like: protein MSSVKIECVVQENCKIGESPVWEEKENSLVFVDITGKKVHRWNSLTKEVQSVTVDAPVSSVSLRKSGDYVITLGTQFAALNWKKKSVTTITHVDMDKSNNRFNDGKVDPAGRLFAGTMAEEIRPAVLERHQGSLYTLFPDHSVVKHFDKVDISNGLDWSLDHRTFFYIDSLSYCVDAFDYDLQTGKLSNRRNMYKLEKEESIPDGMCIDTEGKLWVACYDGGRVIRIDPETGKRIQTVKLPVDKTTSCSFGGNDYSALYVTSACQGMDEAWLSRQPQAGGIFKITGLGVKGIPPHSYAG, encoded by the exons ATGTCATCTGTAAAAATTGAATGTGTTGTGCAAGAGAACTGCAAGATTGGAGAATCACCTGtatgggaggaaaaggaaaattcTCTTGTCTTTGTGGACATAACTGGTAAAAAGGTCCATCGATGGAATTCCCTTACTAAGGAAGTGCAAAGTGTTACTGTGG ATGCTCCAGTGAGCTCGGTATCTCTTCGCAAATCCGGTGATTATGTTATTACCCTGGGAACCCAGTTCGCTGCTTTAAACTGGAAAAAGAAGTCTGTAACCACCATTACCCATGTTGACATGGATAAATCCAATAACCGGTTCAATGATGGAAAAGTGGATCCTGCAGGAagactgtttgcag GTACAATGGCTGAGGAGATTCGGCCAGCAGTGTTAGAGAGGCACCAAGGTTCTCTCTACACTCTGTTCCCTGATCATTCTGTAGTGAAACACTTTGACAAGGTGGACATCTCCAATGGTCTGGATTGGTCGTTAGATCACAGAACGTTCTTTTACATCGATAGCCTTTCATACTGCGTGGATGCCTTTGACTATGACCTTCAAACCGGAAAGCTTT CCAACCGCAGGAATATGTACAAGTTGGAAAAAGAAGAGAGCATCCCTGATGGGATGTGTATTGACACAGAAGGGAAGCTCTGGGTTGCCTGTTATGATGGAGGAAGAGTCATCCGTATAGACCCTGAGACCG GAAAACGAATCCAGACAGTGAAACTTCCTGTTGATAAAACGACCTCCTGCAGTTTTGGTGGAAATGATTATTCTGCATTGTATGTCACATCTGCTTGCCAAGGAATGGATGAGGCCTGGCTGTCACGGCAGCCACAGGCCGGTGGCATTTTCAAG ATAACTGGACTCGGTGTGAAAGGAATCCCACCACATTCATATGCAGGTTAA